The following are encoded in a window of Brevibacillus sp. DP1.3A genomic DNA:
- a CDS encoding amidohydrolase family protein: MRVDFHTHIIPEDLPNLAERFQGERWPVLHRTCTCGANIMVGGKVFREVTDQVWDPQKRIHDMQREGVDMQVLSPIPVTFSYWAPAAEAEVMARIQNDFIAETVNQHPNHFIGLGTVPLQDTEAAIREMDRCMHELGLRGIEIGTNVNGNNLDDPGLIPFFDMCQTWDVPLFVHPWETLGRERMPRHNLMYTVGMPSETALAAASLILGGVIEKFPRLKICFAHGGGSFPYILPRLDQGWKVWPHLRLTDQPPSVYAKQFYFDSLTYDPLNIQYMIKRFGENKIMMGSDYPFLLRETPPGEVIDHTLELTDGQKRALLGENALCFLNIKEMNGL, from the coding sequence ATGCGAGTAGACTTTCATACCCACATTATTCCAGAGGATCTTCCCAACCTGGCTGAGCGCTTTCAAGGAGAGCGCTGGCCAGTTCTGCACCGCACTTGCACATGCGGGGCAAATATCATGGTTGGGGGAAAAGTATTTCGCGAAGTGACGGATCAGGTGTGGGATCCCCAAAAACGGATTCATGACATGCAGCGGGAAGGCGTGGATATGCAGGTGTTGTCACCCATTCCGGTCACGTTTTCCTACTGGGCCCCGGCAGCCGAAGCGGAAGTGATGGCGCGGATTCAAAACGATTTTATCGCAGAGACGGTCAACCAACATCCGAATCATTTCATCGGACTGGGTACAGTTCCATTGCAAGACACCGAGGCAGCCATTCGGGAAATGGATCGCTGCATGCACGAGCTCGGCCTGAGAGGGATCGAAATCGGTACCAATGTAAATGGCAACAATCTCGATGACCCGGGACTGATTCCTTTTTTTGATATGTGTCAGACATGGGATGTGCCACTCTTCGTACATCCATGGGAGACGCTGGGCAGAGAACGGATGCCGCGGCACAACCTGATGTACACCGTCGGGATGCCAAGCGAGACAGCGCTTGCCGCAGCAAGTCTTATCTTGGGAGGCGTGATCGAGAAGTTTCCGCGCCTGAAAATCTGCTTTGCCCATGGCGGCGGCTCTTTTCCTTATATTCTACCCAGGCTGGACCAAGGCTGGAAGGTATGGCCGCATCTGCGTCTGACCGATCAACCGCCTAGTGTGTACGCGAAACAATTCTACTTTGATTCCTTGACGTACGACCCACTGAACATCCAATACATGATAAAGCGCTTTGGCGAAAATAAAATCATGATGGGATCGGATTATCCCTTCCTGCTTCGTGAAACACCTCCCGGGGAAGTCATCGATCATACTTTGGAGCTGACTGACGGACAGAAGCGGGCGTTGCTGGGTGAAAACGCGCTTTGCTTCCTGAACATAAAGGAGATGAACGGACTGTGA
- a CDS encoding Crp/Fnr family transcriptional regulator, translating to MACLRYQWTPYLMYGKKIEMGKHTTIYHQGDVGTGFYYLDKGSVKITLLSENGHERSIDYIPTGGLFGEHGAYNGSYLTSAITTSPSVIYFFSDEVLSRVCQDHPQSAVIFTNSQIYKLRLLAEIIAFTDSPIELAMANYLLKLIAVHGNNHIPIDQKSFARYIDTSRITVNKTLQKWRQQGLIELSERSAIRVVDIEGLREIYSRIQCK from the coding sequence ATGGCCTGTCTCCGCTATCAGTGGACCCCGTACCTCATGTATGGCAAGAAGATCGAAATGGGAAAACATACAACTATCTACCATCAAGGCGATGTGGGAACTGGATTTTATTATCTAGACAAAGGGAGCGTAAAGATCACTCTCTTATCTGAGAACGGGCATGAGCGATCTATCGATTACATTCCCACAGGTGGGTTGTTCGGGGAGCACGGCGCTTATAACGGCTCATACCTGACATCAGCCATAACTACTTCTCCTTCCGTCATTTACTTTTTCTCCGACGAGGTCTTATCGCGCGTATGCCAAGACCACCCACAGTCGGCAGTGATCTTCACCAATTCACAAATCTATAAGCTTCGTCTCCTAGCTGAAATCATCGCGTTCACTGACAGTCCGATTGAGCTTGCGATGGCTAATTATTTGCTCAAACTGATAGCTGTGCATGGAAATAATCATATCCCTATCGATCAGAAGTCTTTTGCACGCTATATTGATACGTCTCGCATTACGGTGAACAAGACTTTGCAGAAATGGCGACAGCAAGGCTTGATTGAGCTATCTGAGCGTAGTGCCATTCGAGTTGTGGATATAGAGGGATTGCGTGAGATTTATTCTCGCATCCAATGTAAATAG
- a CDS encoding RidA family protein — MKHQTETPEQRLQALGLVLPEPRQPAGNYVGCVQAGNLLFLAGQGTNEYRGKLGQDVTIEEGYLAARQCMLNLLAVAKYELGELGRVKRVVKILGFVNSDPAFIDQPKVMNGASDLLVEVFGEKGRHGRSAVGMAQLPLNNAVEVEMILEIEN, encoded by the coding sequence GTGAAGCATCAGACTGAAACGCCGGAACAACGTCTACAGGCTCTGGGCCTAGTCCTGCCCGAACCGAGACAGCCGGCCGGTAATTATGTCGGTTGTGTCCAAGCGGGCAATCTCCTCTTTCTGGCAGGCCAAGGGACAAACGAATATCGAGGGAAGCTAGGACAGGATGTCACGATAGAGGAAGGCTACCTAGCTGCCAGGCAGTGCATGCTCAATCTGCTGGCTGTTGCCAAATATGAGCTAGGGGAACTGGGGAGAGTCAAACGAGTGGTCAAAATACTCGGATTCGTTAACAGCGATCCAGCTTTCATCGATCAGCCTAAAGTCATGAATGGGGCATCCGATTTGTTGGTGGAGGTATTTGGAGAGAAAGGCAGGCATGGGCGGTCCGCTGTAGGGATGGCACAGCTCCCGCTAAATAACGCCGTAGAAGTAGAGATGATCTTGGAAATCGAGAATTAG
- a CDS encoding 4-hydroxyphenylacetate 3-hydroxylase family protein — protein sequence MGIRTGDQYIQGLRSRQPEIWIQGRKVTNVCEEAVFRQPIHEIAKLYDMQHDEKYQEKITHICLETGERVNNAFLVAKTPEELQAKRALYEAYAEATFGLMGRTPDFLNVVLTSLYSNASFLERYNPQWAENVKNYYKVVRDQDLFLTHAIINPQNDRSKSSHEQNDVYTHLGAVEETPEGLIVKGAKMLATLAPITDEVIIYSFPGFKPGDERYALAFAIPIDTPGLRIICREPMQDGKRSVYDHPLASRFEEMDALLVFNDVLVPWERLFLYNNVEAANLLYPKTGIGQQPAHQTGVRGLLKLQFATEVAMRLADSIGVDVYPNVQNNLGELAQSLESVRALLRTAELDYETLPSGELMPGYVQLETIRGLLPKLYPRAIEVIQIIGAGGLLMSPTDSDMEHPELVEDMEKFYAGREGITGTERVRLFKLAWDMCGEAFGQRLLQYERYYTGDPVRKLAIFYNNYKKSHACTMVDDALSVFAAKSTSQTEQIL from the coding sequence GTGGGAATCCGTACAGGTGACCAGTACATTCAGGGCTTGAGATCGCGGCAACCGGAGATTTGGATACAAGGCAGAAAGGTGACAAATGTATGTGAGGAAGCTGTTTTTCGACAGCCGATTCATGAAATAGCCAAACTGTATGACATGCAGCATGACGAGAAGTACCAGGAGAAGATTACCCATATTTGTCTGGAGACCGGCGAGCGGGTGAACAACGCCTTTCTCGTTGCAAAGACCCCTGAGGAATTGCAGGCCAAACGAGCCTTGTACGAAGCTTATGCAGAAGCCACTTTTGGCTTGATGGGTAGAACACCTGATTTTCTCAATGTCGTCTTGACGTCGCTATACAGTAATGCGTCTTTCTTGGAAAGGTACAATCCGCAGTGGGCGGAAAACGTGAAAAATTATTACAAGGTTGTTCGCGACCAAGACCTGTTTTTAACGCATGCGATTATCAATCCACAAAATGACCGCAGCAAGTCCTCGCATGAACAAAACGATGTGTACACCCATTTAGGGGCAGTAGAAGAGACGCCGGAAGGGCTGATTGTCAAAGGAGCGAAAATGCTTGCGACACTGGCGCCGATCACGGATGAAGTCATCATTTATTCGTTCCCTGGGTTCAAGCCAGGAGATGAGCGTTATGCCCTGGCATTTGCCATTCCAATTGACACGCCTGGCCTGCGCATCATTTGCAGGGAGCCCATGCAGGATGGAAAACGTTCCGTCTATGACCATCCTTTGGCATCGCGCTTCGAAGAAATGGATGCTCTTCTTGTCTTTAATGACGTTCTCGTACCTTGGGAGCGCTTATTCCTGTACAACAATGTAGAAGCAGCCAACCTGCTTTATCCCAAGACAGGCATCGGACAGCAGCCGGCGCACCAGACAGGGGTGAGAGGACTGTTGAAGCTCCAATTTGCCACGGAAGTTGCCATGCGGCTTGCAGACTCCATCGGGGTAGACGTCTATCCGAATGTCCAAAACAATCTCGGGGAGCTAGCGCAATCGCTGGAATCGGTCAGAGCGCTCCTGAGGACAGCTGAGCTGGACTACGAGACTTTGCCATCGGGCGAGCTCATGCCGGGTTACGTACAGCTCGAAACCATTCGCGGACTGCTTCCGAAGCTGTACCCACGGGCGATCGAAGTCATTCAAATTATTGGAGCAGGCGGATTGCTCATGTCCCCGACTGACAGTGATATGGAGCATCCCGAGTTGGTGGAGGATATGGAAAAGTTTTATGCCGGACGGGAGGGTATCACCGGTACAGAGCGGGTTCGCCTGTTTAAGCTCGCGTGGGACATGTGCGGGGAAGCCTTCGGACAGCGTTTGCTGCAATACGAGCGGTACTATACTGGTGATCCGGTGCGCAAATTAGCGATTTTTTACAACAATTATAAGAAGTCTCATGCATGCACGATGGTGGATGACGCGCTCAGCGTTTTTGCTGCCAAATCGACATCGCAGACGGAGCAGATTCTTTAA
- a CDS encoding 2-keto-4-pentenoate hydratase, protein MDIEKITRYADHLAAASREGVGVAPLTLLDPQISEREAYHVQLETIERKVKEGARITGKKIGLTSRAMQTLLGVGQPDYGHLLDDMVVENNGELPFEHVLQPKVEAEIAFLLKRDLEGPHVTIYDVLMATEYVVPALEIVDSRIANWQIKLEDTIADNASSGFYVLSGHPVKPQDLDLPLVGMALYKNQELVNTGVGAAALGNPASCVAWLANKLYELGITLKAGEIILSGALSAAVEAKPGDVFHTRIAGLGSVGVRFGR, encoded by the coding sequence GTGGACATAGAAAAGATCACACGATACGCCGATCATTTAGCGGCGGCGAGTCGTGAAGGGGTGGGAGTAGCGCCACTCACTTTACTGGATCCGCAAATCAGCGAGAGAGAGGCATACCACGTTCAATTGGAGACGATTGAACGAAAAGTGAAAGAAGGCGCGAGGATTACAGGGAAGAAAATCGGCCTGACCTCTCGTGCCATGCAGACACTGCTTGGCGTAGGACAGCCAGATTATGGACATTTATTGGACGACATGGTCGTGGAAAACAACGGAGAACTGCCTTTCGAGCATGTCCTTCAGCCAAAAGTAGAAGCAGAAATTGCCTTCCTGTTGAAACGCGATCTGGAAGGGCCACATGTAACCATCTATGATGTCTTGATGGCAACGGAATATGTAGTGCCTGCTTTGGAAATCGTGGACAGCCGTATAGCCAACTGGCAAATCAAACTAGAAGACACAATTGCGGACAATGCATCCTCGGGCTTCTATGTGCTGAGTGGACATCCCGTGAAACCGCAAGATCTGGATCTTCCTCTGGTAGGAATGGCGCTTTATAAAAATCAGGAGCTGGTCAATACCGGTGTGGGTGCCGCCGCATTGGGCAATCCCGCATCCTGTGTGGCGTGGTTAGCAAACAAGCTGTACGAATTAGGGATTACACTCAAAGCAGGAGAGATCATCTTGTCCGGTGCGTTATCGGCAGCGGTTGAAGCTAAGCCTGGCGATGTATTTCACACTCGGATTGCTGGACTTGGTTCAGTAGGAGTCAGGTTTGGCAGGTAA
- a CDS encoding DHHW family protein: MTTYDKRTRAVTGLLFLLFILMVAVLNILTHDQAFSESENRVLERKPPFSLRSLLAGKFTSDYETYITDQFAFRDVWIGLKTDADRVMGKKDSNGVYMGKDGYLIQHFSSPLDAEVNDRVQAIHSIHQTTPDLRKYFMLVPTAAALLRDKLPSYAPIGDEHAALNRVRQLVPPDIRFVDVYPALFARREEAIFYKTDHHWTSKGAYYAYRVLCKQMGIVPKDEAAFNIRQVTDAFYGSLYSKSGFRHLQPDRIDLYLPKEESKKKVEYVDEGRTAASIYQMDNLAKKDKYAVFLNGNHALVRITTGHPEGKKLLVMKDSYANSLIPFLAEHFAEIDVVDLRYYEGSVTKLIQDRQFHDMLFLYNVKTFFEDTSILNIME, from the coding sequence TTGACCACCTATGACAAACGGACACGAGCAGTGACGGGCTTGTTGTTCTTGCTGTTTATCCTCATGGTGGCTGTTTTGAACATACTGACCCATGATCAAGCGTTCTCGGAATCGGAAAACAGGGTGCTCGAGAGGAAGCCGCCATTTTCACTGCGATCACTGCTGGCGGGGAAGTTCACTTCTGATTACGAGACCTATATCACCGATCAATTTGCTTTTCGGGACGTTTGGATCGGGCTAAAAACAGATGCGGATCGTGTTATGGGCAAAAAGGACAGCAACGGTGTTTATATGGGCAAGGATGGGTACCTAATTCAACATTTCTCATCGCCGCTGGACGCCGAGGTGAATGACAGAGTTCAGGCCATCCATTCGATTCACCAGACAACGCCTGACCTTCGCAAGTACTTCATGCTGGTACCGACCGCCGCCGCGTTGCTTCGGGATAAACTGCCCTCCTACGCACCAATTGGCGACGAACATGCGGCTCTGAATCGAGTTCGGCAATTGGTTCCACCTGATATTCGCTTCGTTGATGTCTATCCCGCGCTGTTTGCCAGACGCGAAGAAGCCATTTTTTATAAAACGGATCATCATTGGACGAGCAAAGGCGCTTATTATGCTTATCGGGTGTTGTGCAAGCAGATGGGGATTGTTCCAAAAGACGAAGCTGCGTTCAACATCCGGCAGGTGACCGATGCATTCTACGGATCGCTCTATTCGAAGAGCGGCTTCCGTCATCTGCAGCCTGATCGTATCGATCTTTATCTGCCGAAAGAGGAAAGCAAAAAGAAGGTGGAGTACGTGGACGAAGGCCGTACCGCGGCTTCCATATATCAGATGGACAATCTGGCCAAAAAGGATAAGTATGCAGTATTTCTGAACGGCAACCATGCACTGGTCCGAATCACAACCGGCCATCCGGAAGGGAAAAAGCTGCTGGTAATGAAAGATTCATACGCCAATAGCCTGATTCCCTTTTTAGCCGAACACTTCGCAGAGATTGATGTCGTTGACCTTCGATATTATGAGGGATCCGTAACAAAGCTCATACAAGATCGGCAGTTTCATGACATGCTATTCCTTTACAACGTCAAAACGTTTTTTGAAGACACCTCTATTCTGAACATCATGGAGTGA
- a CDS encoding translation factor GTPase family protein: MKRLTIGLFAHVDAGKTTFAEQLLYHTNSIRSRGRVDHQDAFLDSHDIERKRGITVFADQAVMHHKGDVYYLIDTPGHVDFSSEMERAIGVMDYAIVIVSAVEGVQGHTETVWQLLRKHRIPTFFFINKTDRVGADASRTEEEIRSQLTGDVCSVKDNFANGIVGEELREMMTERNEALLEAFIEERDDQAFWLGALQEMIRDGSLFPCACGSALQDDGVVEFLNQLSLLTTASYDETAPFGGRIYKIRHAANGLRLTFVKALSGKLKVRELLSYESGGLRYEEKITQILLFNGRKSHSVEQVAAGDLFAVVGLSEAEAGQGVGLYSDKFIYETEPTLQSKVQFDGSLHVQQVLGAFRILNAEDPSLNVVWEESLQEIHNRVIGLIQLEVLEQVVKERFGFVVSFGQPEILYKETIQSAVTGYGHFEPLRHYAEVHLLLEPGERGSGIHFTSVCHPDELSYNYQNLVQSHLYEREHHGLLTGMPVTDMKITLLRGRAHNEHTHGGDFREATFRALRQGLEKAESMLLEPYYDFKIKVGMNEMGRVLSDIQRASGSFEPPQMSDTHAVITGRVPVATFMNYSTEFASFTHGRGSIRCVFGGYDRCHNAEEVIEKKSYEKDADPVYTSSSIFCAKGAGYSVPWDEADAKMHLL; encoded by the coding sequence ATGAAGCGTCTAACGATCGGCTTGTTTGCCCATGTGGATGCGGGCAAGACTACTTTCGCCGAACAGTTGCTATATCATACGAACAGTATCCGGTCGCGGGGCCGGGTAGATCATCAAGATGCCTTTTTGGACAGCCACGATATTGAGAGGAAAAGAGGCATTACCGTGTTCGCCGATCAGGCGGTTATGCACCATAAGGGCGACGTTTATTATTTGATCGACACGCCTGGACACGTGGATTTTTCTTCCGAGATGGAGCGGGCGATCGGGGTAATGGATTATGCGATCGTGATTGTCAGTGCGGTAGAAGGTGTCCAGGGTCATACCGAGACAGTCTGGCAGTTGTTGCGCAAACATCGGATACCAACATTTTTCTTCATCAATAAAACAGATCGCGTAGGCGCGGATGCCAGCAGGACGGAAGAGGAGATACGGAGTCAGTTGACAGGGGATGTCTGTTCCGTCAAGGACAACTTCGCCAACGGTATCGTTGGTGAGGAGCTACGGGAGATGATGACCGAGCGGAACGAGGCACTGCTAGAAGCGTTCATAGAGGAACGGGACGATCAAGCATTTTGGCTGGGTGCCTTGCAGGAGATGATACGAGATGGGAGTCTTTTCCCCTGCGCCTGCGGCTCGGCACTGCAGGATGATGGCGTTGTAGAGTTCCTGAATCAACTGTCCTTGTTGACGACTGCGTCTTATGACGAGACGGCTCCGTTCGGGGGACGCATTTATAAAATTCGACACGCAGCAAACGGGTTGAGGCTAACATTCGTCAAAGCGCTGAGCGGCAAGCTAAAGGTACGGGAGCTGCTTAGCTATGAAAGCGGTGGACTTCGATACGAAGAGAAGATTACACAAATCTTACTGTTTAATGGTAGGAAATCACACTCGGTTGAACAAGTAGCTGCCGGCGATTTGTTCGCGGTCGTCGGCTTGTCCGAGGCCGAGGCTGGACAAGGGGTGGGGCTCTACTCAGACAAGTTTATTTATGAGACTGAGCCGACACTACAGTCGAAAGTACAGTTTGACGGTTCGCTTCACGTGCAGCAAGTACTCGGTGCGTTTCGCATTCTGAATGCGGAGGATCCGTCTCTGAATGTGGTTTGGGAAGAGAGCTTGCAAGAGATTCACAATCGCGTCATTGGTCTGATCCAATTAGAAGTGCTGGAGCAGGTTGTAAAGGAACGCTTCGGTTTCGTTGTCTCTTTCGGCCAACCGGAAATCTTGTATAAAGAAACAATACAGTCTGCTGTGACGGGATATGGACACTTCGAGCCACTCAGGCATTATGCGGAAGTGCACCTCCTGCTTGAACCGGGAGAGCGAGGCAGCGGGATTCACTTCACTAGCGTATGTCATCCTGATGAACTGAGTTATAACTACCAGAATTTGGTTCAGTCTCATCTCTACGAACGGGAGCATCATGGGCTATTGACAGGCATGCCGGTCACCGACATGAAAATTACGCTCCTAAGAGGCCGTGCTCACAACGAACATACGCATGGGGGCGACTTTCGTGAGGCCACCTTCCGTGCGCTGCGGCAGGGGCTCGAGAAAGCGGAGAGTATGCTGTTAGAACCCTATTATGACTTCAAAATAAAGGTGGGAATGAACGAGATGGGGAGGGTACTTTCGGATATTCAGCGCGCCTCAGGTTCATTCGAGCCACCGCAAATGTCGGATACGCATGCGGTCATTACGGGAAGGGTGCCCGTAGCAACATTCATGAATTACAGCACCGAATTCGCTTCGTTCACGCATGGACGAGGCAGCATTCGCTGTGTATTTGGCGGATACGATCGCTGCCATAACGCGGAGGAAGTGATTGAAAAGAAGAGCTATGAAAAGGATGCAGATCCGGTTTATACATCCTCCTCGATCTTTTGCGCCAAGGGAGCAGGCTACTCGGTGCCGTGGGACGAGGCAGACGCCAAGATGCATCTGCTCTAA
- a CDS encoding 3-hydroxyanthranilate 3,4-dioxygenase, whose product MRTLAPIHLWKFIEDHIDQLKPPVNNKVIWKDAELMVMVVGGPNKRRDFHIDPSEEVFYQLKGDCFVEIINPDGKREIITVREGEMFLLPANVPHSPHRIADTIGLVIERNRVEGELEDFAWFCENCDHEMHRVRIQLTNIEVQVKEAIEGFNSNLELRTCQKCGQVMSPEASEWKCE is encoded by the coding sequence ATGCGTACATTGGCACCTATCCATTTGTGGAAGTTTATCGAGGATCACATCGATCAGCTCAAGCCACCGGTGAATAACAAGGTGATTTGGAAAGATGCAGAACTAATGGTCATGGTAGTAGGAGGGCCGAATAAGCGGCGGGATTTTCACATTGATCCATCCGAGGAAGTCTTTTACCAGCTCAAGGGTGATTGCTTCGTAGAGATCATCAATCCGGATGGGAAGCGTGAGATCATTACGGTCAGAGAAGGCGAAATGTTCCTTCTTCCTGCAAATGTCCCGCATTCCCCACACCGGATCGCGGATACGATCGGACTCGTGATTGAGCGCAACAGAGTTGAGGGAGAACTGGAGGACTTTGCTTGGTTCTGCGAAAACTGCGACCACGAAATGCACCGCGTACGGATTCAACTAACCAACATTGAGGTGCAGGTAAAAGAGGCGATCGAAGGATTCAACAGCAATCTGGAGCTGCGAACATGCCAAAAATGCGGGCAGGTTATGTCTCCGGAAGCGAGTGAGTGGAAATGCGAGTAG
- a CDS encoding aldehyde dehydrogenase produces the protein MSQTAKENQVRKDAKLFIDGDYVDALSGETFETINPATNLKLASVANASEQDVKRAIDVAQRTFESGVWSEMSVDERAKILCKMADLVMKRVDELALVETLDVGKPIKESRGFDIPRAAANLRFFAEMAKYMVHEHYEMRHFMSYAKYAPAGVTSLIIPWNLPFMQMTWKASAALAAGNTVVVKPASYTPLSAVMLGEIANEAGLPPGVLNILTGPGGTVGTAMTTNPHVRRISFVGESNTGKTVMQNAASHLIPVSLELGGKSANIVFEDADLDEAVKGSVEAIFRNQGEICLAGSRLLVQESVYDQFLDKFVAAVQRIKVGNPLEPETDMGALVSRSHLETVEHYIQIGLEEGAKLGYGGKRISGLGDGNFLEPTVLYDGNSKMRVAQEEIFGPVIVIIPFRTEEDAIRIANDSAYGLAGVVWTNDLRRAHRVADRVKSGLLWINCWYVRDLRTPFGGAKDSGIGREGGRHSFEFYSEVKTVTMKL, from the coding sequence ATGAGTCAGACTGCCAAGGAAAACCAAGTACGAAAAGACGCCAAGCTATTCATAGACGGAGATTACGTGGACGCTCTTTCCGGTGAAACCTTCGAGACGATCAATCCAGCGACAAATCTCAAGCTGGCTTCTGTGGCTAATGCAAGTGAGCAGGATGTAAAAAGAGCGATCGACGTGGCCCAGCGTACGTTTGAGTCAGGTGTTTGGAGTGAGATGTCTGTAGATGAGCGCGCCAAGATTCTTTGCAAAATGGCTGACCTGGTGATGAAGCGTGTGGATGAACTCGCTTTGGTGGAGACGCTCGATGTCGGGAAGCCGATCAAAGAAAGTCGGGGCTTCGATATTCCGAGGGCGGCGGCCAATTTGCGCTTTTTTGCCGAAATGGCTAAATACATGGTCCACGAGCATTATGAAATGCGCCATTTTATGTCCTACGCCAAATATGCTCCGGCAGGTGTGACAAGTCTGATCATTCCATGGAATTTGCCCTTCATGCAGATGACATGGAAAGCATCGGCGGCTTTAGCAGCGGGAAATACCGTCGTTGTAAAGCCAGCCTCGTACACGCCTCTCTCGGCGGTGATGCTTGGAGAGATTGCCAATGAAGCAGGTCTGCCTCCTGGCGTGCTCAACATCCTGACTGGTCCGGGCGGGACTGTCGGGACTGCGATGACGACGAATCCCCATGTGCGCCGGATATCTTTTGTGGGAGAATCAAACACTGGCAAGACCGTCATGCAGAATGCCGCTTCGCATTTGATTCCGGTATCGCTCGAATTGGGAGGCAAATCAGCCAATATCGTGTTTGAGGATGCCGATCTGGATGAAGCGGTAAAAGGGTCGGTCGAGGCAATATTCCGCAACCAGGGCGAGATTTGTCTGGCAGGATCGCGTTTGTTGGTACAAGAAAGCGTATATGATCAGTTTCTGGACAAATTTGTGGCGGCTGTTCAAAGGATCAAGGTGGGAAATCCTCTGGAACCGGAGACGGATATGGGAGCGTTGGTGTCCCGCAGTCACTTAGAGACTGTGGAGCACTACATCCAGATCGGACTGGAAGAAGGAGCCAAGCTCGGTTACGGCGGAAAACGAATCAGCGGGCTGGGTGACGGCAATTTCTTAGAGCCAACCGTTCTCTATGATGGTAACAGCAAAATGAGGGTGGCCCAGGAAGAGATTTTCGGTCCAGTCATCGTGATCATTCCATTTCGTACAGAAGAGGACGCTATTCGGATCGCCAATGATTCGGCTTACGGCCTGGCAGGAGTGGTTTGGACCAACGACCTGAGGCGCGCGCATCGCGTGGCTGATCGAGTGAAGTCGGGTCTTTTATGGATCAATTGCTGGTATGTGCGTGACTTGCGAACTCCGTTTGGCGGTGCCAAAGACAGCGGGATTGGCCGCGAAGGCGGGCGTCACAGCTTCGAATTCTACTCCGAGGTCAAGACAGTCACAATGAAATTATAG
- a CDS encoding Crp/Fnr family transcriptional regulator gives MVSPFETDLKWETLLEYGNRQFVKGKTAIYKQATMGEGFYYLHKGLVKIVTTTFKGKDRLVNIVVPGQIMGLQTMDQQPHFTTAIAVKNAVVYHFSCLQFLEMLKVRPELLSLFTQTINQKMRILLTAINMKALTSEEQIARLLLNICEDFKSHEVPLTQQELAECAGLTRITVYKILKTWKEHGIIEIKNRSFVVKRPDMLKPPQLTAHTARTV, from the coding sequence ATGGTATCCCCTTTTGAAACTGATTTGAAATGGGAAACCCTTTTAGAATACGGCAACCGTCAATTTGTGAAAGGAAAAACAGCTATCTATAAGCAAGCGACGATGGGAGAAGGTTTTTATTATCTTCATAAGGGATTAGTCAAGATTGTGACCACTACCTTCAAGGGGAAGGATCGCCTGGTGAACATCGTAGTCCCTGGTCAAATCATGGGACTTCAAACGATGGATCAACAACCCCATTTCACCACGGCTATTGCTGTAAAGAATGCAGTCGTCTACCATTTCTCCTGTTTGCAATTCCTCGAAATGCTGAAGGTACGCCCTGAACTCTTGTCTCTTTTCACCCAAACCATTAATCAAAAAATGCGGATTCTTCTAACCGCCATCAACATGAAGGCACTGACTTCAGAAGAACAAATCGCTCGTCTTTTGCTCAACATTTGCGAAGACTTTAAAAGCCACGAGGTTCCCCTCACGCAACAAGAGCTTGCTGAATGTGCTGGCCTCACCCGTATCACTGTCTACAAGATCCTGAAGACATGGAAGGAACATGGCATCATTGAAATCAAAAACCGATCCTTTGTCGTCAAACGCCCAGATATGCTGAAGCCTCCACAACTTACGGCACACACTGCTCGCACAGTGTAA
- a CDS encoding DUF4358 domain-containing protein → MKRFLSVLLMFAIGMGMLVGCSNDDVTSGELSAAEVGERIQQTVSFQDMKQGDLEKLQKMYQIEAGKVDDFILYTASSNVKADELAVIKVKDASDSENVKEKIQQRIEAQTIKFKDYRPEEYFLIEKHVLKTKGQFILFAVSKEVDQIESVFEEALK, encoded by the coding sequence ATGAAGCGATTTTTGTCTGTACTGCTTATGTTTGCTATCGGAATGGGAATGTTGGTCGGATGCTCCAATGACGACGTCACTTCCGGAGAACTTTCGGCCGCGGAAGTGGGAGAAAGAATTCAACAAACGGTAAGTTTTCAGGATATGAAGCAAGGGGATCTGGAGAAACTGCAAAAAATGTATCAGATCGAGGCAGGAAAAGTGGATGATTTCATCCTGTACACGGCTTCCTCCAATGTGAAAGCGGATGAACTGGCTGTTATCAAAGTCAAAGATGCGAGCGACAGCGAAAATGTAAAAGAGAAGATACAACAACGGATCGAGGCCCAAACAATCAAATTCAAAGACTATCGCCCAGAAGAGTATTTTCTTATCGAAAAGCATGTTTTGAAGACGAAAGGGCAGTTTATTTTATTCGCGGTGTCGAAAGAGGTTGATCAAATAGAATCTGTGTTTGAAGAAGCTCTGAAGTAA